The Bacteroidota bacterium DNA window CCGCCACGTACTTTTGGTTCCCCAAGATGACGGGGCGCTTCCTGAGCGAGAAGCTGGGCACCTGGGTCTTCTGGCTCTTCTTTTCGGGCGTGCTGCTCTCGTTTTTGGTTATGCACTTTCTGGGCATCCTGGGTATGCCCCGGCGCGTCTACACCTACCGGCCGGAGTTTACCTCATTAAATCAGCTCGTTACGGCGGGCTACGTGTTGCAGCTGCTAGCCGGCCTGCTGCTGCTGTTCGATATCTTCCGGACTCTGCTTAAACCCAAGCAGGACCTGCCTCCTGATCCGTGGGGGATAAACGAGGTACAGAAAACGTTGGACTGGGCCACCAGTAGCCCGCCCCCCCCGTACAACTTCGAGCGCACCCCGACGCCGGATCAGTGGCGTTACGAACCCAAAGAACAGGCCGCTTAAGAGATCATGCGCATTTCCAGCACTGCCGTTTTGCTTTCGGAAACCTCGAGCGCGGAGCTATTGCGTCATCCAGCGCGCCGATTGGGGATCTGGACGCTCTGGCTGGCCCTGCTCGTCTTTGGCCTCATGATCCTGGGGGGATATGTGCGGCTCTCCGGCTCCGGGCTTTCGATCCCGGAGTGGCCCATTATAAACGGAAGCCTCCTCCCCCCTCTAACGGAAGCCGACTGGCAGGCTGTATACCGCACCTATCACATTGTGATCGAAGGCGTCGATCCCAGTCAGCATTACGAGGGCCCCGCCGTTGGGATCATCCCCATGGAGCGCTTTCAGGTGATGTTTTGGATCGAGTACGCGCATCGATTTTTGGCCGCGCTGGTGGGGATCGTCTTTCTGGCTCTCTTCCTGCAGGTCCTGCGTATCGCCTCTTTACGTCACCGCTACGGGTTGCGCTTTACCTGGCTGGCCGTGCTGTTGCTGGTTCAGGCCGTGCTGGGGGGTATCGTAGTTAAGTCGGATCTGAAGCCCGAAATGGTGACGGCCCACCTGGGGATGGCCAGCCTGTTTCTGGGCCTGCTTATCTGGACAGGTCTGCAGATGTATG harbors:
- a CDS encoding COX15/CtaA family protein, which translates into the protein MRISSTAVLLSETSSAELLRHPARRLGIWTLWLALLVFGLMILGGYVRLSGSGLSIPEWPIINGSLLPPLTEADWQAVYRTYHIVIEGVDPSQHYEGPAVGIIPMERFQVMFWIEYAHRFLAALVGIVFLALFLQVLRIASLRHRYGLRFTWLAVLLLVQAVLGGIVVKSDLKPEMVTAHLGMASLFLGLLIWTGLQMYDARQVRHTTSAYRWAVVALSATTLQILLGGLVAANYAGHFMNTFPTMGGYWIPPGLWSSDFQPAILNVFHNKVLVQFLHRWWAWGVFAAVTALVWVSWRAPGVSVRGRLLLRSVFSVLVLQLLLGIATLLLQVPIALGLMHQAVGFLLFAILVAITYELRYASVALPRAQ